A window of Amblyraja radiata isolate CabotCenter1 chromosome 25, sAmbRad1.1.pri, whole genome shotgun sequence contains these coding sequences:
- the LOC116987140 gene encoding hydroxycarboxylic acid receptor 3-like, whose protein sequence is MGDENKSCLFVKDINSSYNPPVLILTFIFGFFGNAIALWVFSLHVKAWRSSTVYGLNLAIADTLLTCALPFRVDYYIRGKDWIFGDVACRLKIFTIFMNRAVSVAFLAVMALERYFKVIHPHHKVSKMTTSGAVKVSCILWLVTLAMCLHVLTDPRTFQHMNVTNCEPFKPFKPLISTAILTNMVFIIFNFLLPASIILFSTCCIAWKLKQMKSELRAKYKRATRIVVVVATVFIICFLPSNVAVIAVLISNRVSNCKTFDVTVQIFDNTLCITYLNSVLDPVVYYFSSSTFKETLKKALISHNIRLF, encoded by the coding sequence ATGGGTGACGAGAACAAGTCTTGCTTATTCGTGAAGGACATTAACTCATCCTACAATCCGCCAGTGCTCATTTTAACATTTATCTTTGGATTCTTTGGAAATGCAATTGCTCTGTGGGTCTTCTCTTTGCATGTGAAAGCCTGGAGatcaagcacagtgtacgggttgAACCTGGCCATCGCGGACACTCTGCTAACCTGCGCCCTACCATTTCGAGTTGACTATTACATCCGTGGGAAAGACTGGATTTTCGGCGATGTTGCCTGTCGCCTGAAGATATTCACGATATTTATGAACCGGGCAGTGAGCGTTGCTTTCCTGGCGGTTATGGCGCTTGAACGCTACTTCAAGGTGATCCACCCTCACCATAAAGTGAGCAAAATGACCACAAGCGGTGCGGTGAAGGTATCCTGCATTCTTTGGCTTGTAACGCTGGCGATGTGTCTGCACGTTTTGACAGATCCTCGCACGTTCCAGCACATGAATGTGACAAATTGTGAGCCGTTCAAACCATTCAAGCCCTTAATTTCCACAGCGATTTTGACTAACATGGTTTTTATTATTTTCAATTTCCTTTTACCGGCTTCGATCATCCTGTTTTCCACTTGCTGTATCGCCTGGAAGCTAAAGCAGATGAAATCTGAACTGAGGGCCAAATATAAAAGAGCAACGAGGATTGTGGTGGTCGTGGCGACGGTTTTCATCATCTGTTTCTTACCCAGCAACGTTGCTGTAATTGCTGTTTTAATCTCAAACCGTGTAAGTAATTGCAAGACGTTCGACGTTACCGTGCAGATCTTCGACAACACTCTGTGCATCACTTACTTGAACAGTGTGCTCGATCCGGTTGTTTACTACTTCTCCAGTTCCACGTTCAAGGAAACTCTGAAGAAAGCTCTAatttctcacaacatcagacttttCTGA